In Methanosarcina siciliae T4/M, one genomic interval encodes:
- a CDS encoding outer membrane protein assembly factor BamB family protein, whose product MNKHTLKIFLICLLLLLVAAAQPVLGSDWAQFQKDVHNTGVTADRAPITDPTNCSLSWNYSMGGNIDVTPVVAGDMTYVVASNNHLCAFNRTTGTLLWEESTSGGGFLLGNLAVGNGIVFVPTVDGKIFAFDAETGSPKWNKTLSSKQLDTPILYYDGKIYFGEAMGGRKYYCLDETGNEVWNRTSTTQISGQGSYYWAGAAVIGDGLVYGDDDGHLVSVNKDTGTDIAEINVSEEFGITCKEIRSSVLYVEELNRIYFTSKGGYCYALGFNGADGTFNTSDKYIANIGYSTSTPAYYNGRVYVGAGGMYGGGSGISCLDADLTDEIWHYAAGAVQSSPAISTYYDDGDGEAYIYFTVNSATGGVFCLKDYTGCTNPELTWSYADASKTAYTLAGAVISDGWIYYGTDKRYLFGFTTEEEQKPSIPVANFSANPLSGDAPLTVNFTDLSTGDGITTWAWDFDYDGNADSNEQNPSHSFNSTGTYTVSLTVTGDGGSDTETKTNYITASETVTESGWSQFQKDSSHTGYTFSSVPTRDPELLWQKLTSSEQEPCGSGGINVPSVISGNTVFVTAGNASVWAFNKDTGDLIWSKELGGDLTQTSTPALGNGKLFVPTAEGDIYAFDPENGSELWKAHVTNGNLECPITYSDHKLYIGDGLEGGTGTKYYYCYDDSGNLVWQHENTNTSGFIWSGSVVVGDYLIYPVFEGKMVCLEKDTGTFVDEVDFSKSSDVSFALTDPGMFRSSVTYADGALYTSSERGQETGYCFKVGFNPETGQFLDSGWAASIGFSTSTPVVYDGRVYVGHGEHGETGSMFCLNDSDGTVIWETPVSGGIKSSPVISVENGDPYIYFTEAIVDGSIYCLNPDGTLAWHYNPPEDSAYTLQGAALSNDKVYYGTDNGYLYCIGQGEALPPTANFSSDKQTGAFPLTVSFKDGSFNANKFLWDFGDGNTSTEVNPVHTYTAAGSYTVTLTVENNHGEDTKVVEDYIYAVKVPTTWPVKSGESIQVAIDSADSGDIIKVYPGEYHEVLNVNKTLTLKGIRDPILNASGFTGSSGITVSAEDVEISGFEITGTEEMCFAINVNAKNALIEDNLIDDCAEGVWLQGTENTLRQNNISNCWDFAAVLDSAGDNRIYQNTFIDNNGRKMGGSSDHISGGAGSFFQSPEPVEYLWEGEKLTGYMGNYYDDYTGNDSDGDGIGDVSYTADSGTDQYPLVMPYSNYVEEQENESVPENSWYQFHGKVDHLGYSESGPGTNRTEWVSEDIDAISSSSPVVAGGKVFVICGAGGMEESTDDIPQLVALDEFNGDISWNVSIPKAVYGSWASPAYDDGMVFTATGPELGCYDAETGEKIWCFNDTVGSQGAVNSGPAIADGMVIFSDWDGSHYYCLDEYTGYLLWSFEVVGDGQSVPAYADGKFYLTSWGYGSSYAGHAYCVDAVTGDQVWHINNIEQNFCGSPAYKDGVLYLTTYNFYGDGDLLALDAADGSIIWQQTIERTDSTPAFAYGNVYVCGGCSGFSNVQTYCFNASTGEKIWETPSLTGEDGGIGGWTCSVAVADGLAYVGTEGNGYFGYNDLYALDAFTGEVVWHAPHAGSTPAISDGMLFSIGADQKVYAFKDSLSSPVANFSADVTSGVGPLEVQFTDSSTGSPTSWEWDFNNDGNVDSTEQNPQFIYTGEGTYSVKLTVTNSEGSDSELKIDYISVVYPSPDFTANVTEGTVPLTVEFTGNVSGLAPDYWNMWAWDVDGDGTYDYSPNFNITHTYTEPGTYDVIAAYDGWTPNVKAGYITVLPEIPVANFSADVKSGLEPLTVNFTDQSTGTISSWLWDFGDGANSTEQNPVHTYSAAGNYTVNLTVENAAGSDFELKSDYIEVSEDSGATVTLYFDPESSSVSESESTEISIVASNFPAGFSGYNLTVALDDPAVAEIVDIEYPSWALITENSSLPGTSIYLKAVDGEDAVKEGAADVVLATLTVSGKEKGSANLSIEVDRLDDDSGDSVEPAFLAGTIEVTLLSPLPDQEYAPKDLDGDGLYEDLTGNGEFSFVDIVAYFHNMDWIEENMPVEYFDFNGNGRIDFDDVVDMFAMI is encoded by the coding sequence ATGAACAAACATACACTGAAAATATTTCTAATTTGTTTATTACTGTTATTAGTGGCGGCTGCTCAGCCGGTACTGGGTTCCGACTGGGCTCAGTTCCAGAAAGATGTCCACAACACTGGTGTAACTGCAGACAGAGCCCCTATAACTGACCCGACGAATTGCTCGCTTTCCTGGAATTACAGCATGGGAGGAAATATCGATGTGACTCCGGTAGTAGCCGGGGACATGACGTATGTTGTGGCGAGTAACAACCACCTCTGTGCCTTTAACAGAACCACAGGTACTCTTTTATGGGAAGAATCCACAAGTGGAGGCGGATTTCTGCTGGGAAATCTGGCGGTTGGAAATGGCATAGTCTTTGTGCCAACCGTCGACGGGAAGATCTTTGCTTTTGACGCAGAAACAGGAAGTCCGAAGTGGAATAAAACCTTAAGCAGTAAACAGCTTGACACTCCTATTCTTTATTATGACGGCAAAATCTACTTTGGGGAAGCGATGGGCGGACGCAAGTATTACTGCCTGGATGAGACCGGCAACGAAGTCTGGAACCGGACTTCAACAACCCAGATAAGCGGACAGGGGTCCTACTACTGGGCAGGAGCTGCCGTCATCGGGGACGGCCTTGTATACGGAGATGATGACGGGCACCTGGTTTCCGTGAATAAGGATACAGGAACTGACATTGCCGAAATAAATGTTTCCGAAGAGTTCGGGATAACCTGTAAAGAAATAAGGTCCTCGGTACTCTATGTAGAAGAACTGAACAGGATATACTTCACATCCAAAGGCGGATACTGTTACGCCCTTGGTTTCAACGGGGCAGATGGGACTTTTAACACCTCTGATAAGTACATAGCAAATATCGGATATTCTACCTCAACTCCCGCTTATTACAATGGGCGAGTTTACGTGGGTGCAGGGGGAATGTACGGAGGAGGAAGCGGAATTTCCTGCCTTGATGCCGACCTTACTGACGAGATATGGCACTACGCTGCAGGTGCGGTTCAGTCTTCTCCTGCAATCTCTACATACTACGACGATGGGGATGGAGAGGCCTATATCTACTTCACGGTAAACAGTGCTACAGGTGGTGTGTTCTGTCTCAAAGACTACACAGGCTGCACGAACCCTGAGCTTACCTGGAGTTATGCAGATGCCAGCAAAACAGCTTATACCCTCGCAGGAGCCGTAATCTCAGATGGGTGGATATACTACGGGACGGACAAGAGGTACCTTTTCGGGTTCACAACAGAGGAAGAACAAAAACCCTCAATTCCCGTAGCTAACTTCAGTGCAAACCCGCTCTCCGGAGATGCCCCTCTAACGGTCAACTTCACCGATCTTTCCACAGGCGATGGAATAACTACCTGGGCCTGGGACTTTGATTACGACGGAAACGCAGACTCTAACGAGCAAAACCCGAGCCACAGCTTCAACAGCACAGGAACTTACACCGTCAGCCTGACAGTCACAGGTGACGGAGGTTCCGACACCGAAACAAAAACCAACTATATTACGGCAAGCGAAACGGTTACCGAATCCGGATGGTCTCAGTTCCAGAAAGACAGCTCTCATACCGGATACACATTCAGTTCTGTCCCAACCCGGGACCCGGAACTCCTCTGGCAGAAACTGACTTCTTCGGAGCAGGAACCCTGCGGGAGCGGGGGCATCAACGTCCCATCAGTGATTTCCGGAAATACGGTTTTCGTAACTGCAGGCAATGCTTCTGTCTGGGCCTTTAACAAAGACACCGGAGACCTGATCTGGTCAAAGGAACTTGGCGGAGACCTGACACAGACCTCGACCCCCGCTCTCGGGAACGGGAAACTTTTTGTCCCGACCGCAGAAGGAGACATCTACGCTTTTGACCCCGAAAACGGGAGTGAGCTCTGGAAAGCACACGTAACCAACGGCAACCTGGAGTGTCCGATCACCTATTCTGACCATAAACTCTACATCGGAGACGGGCTTGAAGGAGGAACCGGAACCAAATATTACTACTGCTACGACGACAGCGGAAACCTTGTCTGGCAGCATGAAAACACTAACACGTCAGGTTTTATCTGGAGCGGGTCGGTAGTTGTTGGAGACTACCTGATCTATCCTGTCTTTGAAGGCAAGATGGTCTGTCTCGAAAAAGACACCGGGACTTTTGTAGATGAAGTTGACTTCAGTAAGAGTTCCGACGTCTCCTTTGCACTTACCGATCCAGGGATGTTCCGAAGCTCAGTAACCTATGCTGACGGGGCCCTGTACACCTCTTCGGAAAGAGGGCAGGAAACAGGTTACTGCTTCAAAGTAGGGTTCAACCCTGAAACAGGGCAGTTCCTTGACAGCGGATGGGCAGCTTCAATAGGGTTCTCAACCTCGACTCCTGTAGTGTATGATGGCAGGGTCTATGTGGGCCACGGAGAACACGGCGAGACCGGGTCAATGTTCTGCCTGAACGACTCAGATGGAACTGTAATCTGGGAGACTCCGGTCAGCGGAGGAATAAAGTCTTCACCTGTTATTTCGGTCGAAAATGGCGATCCGTACATCTATTTCACAGAAGCCATAGTTGACGGCTCGATTTACTGTCTGAACCCTGACGGAACCCTTGCCTGGCACTACAACCCCCCTGAGGATTCCGCATACACCCTGCAGGGTGCAGCCCTTTCCAACGACAAGGTTTACTATGGAACAGATAACGGATACCTATACTGCATCGGACAGGGCGAGGCTCTTCCCCCAACGGCAAACTTCAGTTCGGACAAACAGACAGGGGCTTTCCCTCTGACCGTTTCCTTCAAAGACGGGTCCTTCAACGCAAACAAATTCCTCTGGGACTTCGGGGACGGAAACACTTCAACTGAGGTAAATCCTGTTCACACCTATACTGCCGCAGGCAGCTACACCGTAACCCTTACCGTTGAAAACAACCACGGAGAGGATACCAAAGTTGTAGAAGACTATATTTACGCAGTCAAAGTCCCGACCACCTGGCCGGTTAAAAGCGGGGAGTCTATCCAGGTAGCTATTGATTCAGCCGATTCCGGAGATATCATCAAGGTCTATCCGGGGGAGTACCATGAAGTCCTGAACGTCAACAAGACCCTAACTCTCAAAGGCATCAGGGACCCTATCCTGAACGCATCGGGGTTCACAGGCTCTTCAGGAATAACCGTAAGCGCTGAAGATGTCGAGATCAGCGGCTTTGAAATTACAGGGACCGAAGAGATGTGCTTTGCAATTAACGTCAATGCAAAGAACGCACTGATAGAGGACAACCTTATAGATGACTGTGCCGAAGGGGTATGGTTACAGGGAACTGAAAACACTCTCCGGCAGAATAACATCTCTAACTGCTGGGACTTTGCAGCCGTGCTTGACAGCGCTGGAGACAACCGGATCTATCAGAACACCTTTATCGACAACAACGGCAGGAAGATGGGCGGTTCAAGCGACCATATTTCAGGAGGGGCAGGTTCATTTTTCCAGAGTCCGGAACCCGTAGAATACCTCTGGGAAGGAGAAAAACTGACAGGGTATATGGGTAATTACTACGACGATTATACAGGAAACGACTCTGACGGGGACGGAATCGGGGATGTATCTTACACTGCGGATTCAGGAACCGATCAGTACCCGCTTGTGATGCCATACTCAAATTATGTTGAAGAGCAGGAAAACGAGTCCGTTCCTGAGAATTCCTGGTACCAGTTCCATGGAAAGGTTGACCACCTTGGATACTCAGAAAGCGGGCCCGGGACCAACCGGACTGAGTGGGTAAGTGAGGACATTGATGCAATCAGCAGTTCCTCCCCTGTTGTGGCCGGAGGAAAAGTCTTTGTGATATGCGGGGCCGGAGGAATGGAAGAGAGCACGGATGATATTCCCCAGTTAGTAGCCCTGGACGAATTTAACGGAGACATAAGCTGGAACGTCAGCATTCCGAAAGCCGTATACGGTTCCTGGGCTTCCCCTGCTTATGATGACGGCATGGTCTTTACGGCCACAGGCCCCGAACTTGGCTGTTACGATGCCGAAACCGGAGAAAAAATATGGTGTTTCAATGATACTGTGGGAAGTCAGGGTGCGGTTAACAGCGGACCTGCTATTGCGGATGGTATGGTAATCTTTAGCGATTGGGATGGAAGCCATTATTACTGTCTTGACGAATACACAGGGTACCTGCTCTGGAGTTTTGAAGTAGTCGGAGACGGCCAGTCCGTCCCTGCATACGCGGACGGAAAGTTTTACCTGACAAGCTGGGGCTATGGGTCTTCTTATGCAGGCCATGCCTACTGTGTGGACGCAGTAACAGGGGATCAGGTCTGGCATATTAATAATATCGAACAGAACTTCTGCGGGTCCCCTGCATATAAAGACGGGGTTCTCTACCTGACAACCTACAACTTCTACGGAGACGGGGACCTTCTTGCCCTGGACGCTGCTGACGGGAGCATAATCTGGCAGCAAACTATCGAAAGGACAGATTCAACTCCTGCTTTTGCCTACGGAAATGTCTATGTTTGCGGTGGCTGCTCTGGTTTTTCCAATGTACAGACATACTGTTTCAACGCAAGTACGGGAGAAAAAATCTGGGAAACCCCTTCCCTGACAGGAGAGGACGGCGGGATAGGAGGCTGGACATGTTCTGTTGCGGTAGCTGACGGGCTTGCCTACGTCGGGACCGAAGGCAACGGATATTTCGGTTACAATGACCTCTATGCCCTGGACGCTTTTACGGGAGAAGTAGTCTGGCACGCTCCCCATGCAGGATCGACCCCGGCAATTTCGGATGGTATGCTTTTCAGCATAGGAGCGGACCAGAAAGTCTATGCCTTCAAGGACTCACTCTCTTCACCTGTTGCTAACTTCTCTGCAGACGTGACATCAGGAGTAGGGCCTCTGGAAGTGCAGTTCACGGACAGCTCAACCGGCTCACCTACTTCCTGGGAATGGGACTTTAACAATGACGGTAACGTGGATTCCACGGAGCAGAACCCACAATTCATCTATACTGGTGAAGGCACATACTCTGTGAAACTTACGGTTACCAACTCAGAAGGAAGCGATTCCGAACTTAAAATCGACTATATCAGTGTAGTTTACCCATCTCCGGATTTCACAGCAAATGTGACTGAAGGGACCGTTCCTCTCACTGTAGAGTTCACGGGAAACGTTTCTGGTTTAGCTCCAGATTACTGGAACATGTGGGCCTGGGATGTGGATGGTGACGGAACATACGATTACTCCCCGAATTTCAACATCACCCATACCTACACCGAACCCGGCACTTATGATGTGATTGCAGCATATGATGGCTGGACACCAAATGTGAAAGCTGGTTACATAACAGTGCTTCCGGAAATACCTGTCGCCAATTTCTCCGCAGACGTGAAATCAGGTCTGGAACCGTTAACAGTCAACTTCACCGACCAGTCTACGGGTACAATTTCTTCCTGGCTCTGGGACTTTGGGGATGGAGCAAACTCTACGGAACAGAACCCTGTGCATACTTATTCTGCAGCAGGTAACTACACCGTAAATCTGACTGTGGAAAATGCTGCTGGCTCTGACTTTGAGTTGAAATCGGATTACATAGAAGTTTCCGAGGATTCCGGGGCAACCGTTACTCTCTATTTCGATCCGGAAAGTTCCTCAGTTTCAGAAAGCGAATCTACTGAAATAAGTATCGTTGCCAGTAATTTCCCTGCAGGGTTCTCAGGCTACAACCTGACCGTTGCTCTCGACGACCCGGCCGTTGCCGAGATAGTTGATATAGAGTACCCTTCCTGGGCTTTGATTACTGAAAACTCTTCCCTGCCAGGGACTTCTATCTACCTGAAGGCTGTTGACGGGGAAGATGCCGTTAAGGAAGGGGCAGCAGATGTTGTGCTTGCCACTCTCACGGTTTCCGGAAAGGAGAAAGGATCTGCGAACCTTTCGATAGAAGTTGACCGTCTGGATGACGATTCAGGGGACTCTGTCGAGCCAGCTTTCCTGGCAGGGACAATTGAGGTGACCCTTCTCTCTCCCTTGCCGGATCAGGAATATGCCCCTAAGGACCTTGACGGGGACGGACTCTATGAAGACCTCACCGGGAACGGGGAGTTCAGCTTCGTGGATATAGTGGCTTACTTCCACAACATGGACTGGATAGAGGAAAACATGCCGGTGGAGTACTTTGACTTCAACGGGAATGGGAGGATAGACTTTGATGATGTAGTGGATATGTTTGCAATGATCTGA
- a CDS encoding PKD domain-containing protein produces MKKMKSKIPVLCIILLLMLAIIPASATTSDWLLGEGSSGGVTPVANFSADVTSGTAPLTVNFTDESTGAESWAWDLDGNGIVDSREQNPVHTYTTAGEYSVNLTVTSFNSSDSEIKTGYITVMSDGSSGGEGGETPVVIAPVPDSSDTAMFKNNLYHTGVTSQAGPIDEPELVWSAHTGYMNTDPLVLDDFLVSVCSRNISVHNFTTGEYIWNTVTSGENLGPACYGNGTIFYPESSKGKFSAYDIRNGELLWNITGLGGSYSQLNTPVVYEDHRIYFGTCYGDPSAYYCYYDNGTQCWSYEGGGYYWAGAAVIGDCLVFGGEDMNLTSLNKNTGELVDEINVSAVFSIPNSGSQIQSSVSYDENSSRCYFTTTSGHCCVIGFDKSTGKFVRTDKASHSIGPSTSTPAIYNGRLYVGVGKMFKSGGEPCLFCLNASDLSEIWKYTANGIIQSSPTVSTYYENSTGDIYIYFTTNVKNGTVYCLRDNANNTDAIEVWHWTPPESMQQYVLGGAVIKQGYLFFGNNEWKGAAGCTFALKRSNSGSVVADFSAENTFGKAPLNVSFTDESTGDGINEWLWDFGDNTTSNETNPYHIYEKNGLYTVNLTVTGSGGSDTSARTGLVNVTDQITPIADFSYSVSGTQSPVSVEFTDTSDNTNSATAWYWDFGDNTTSNLQNPTHQYAEEGTYSVTLTVSSHQENNTVKKSGIIVVEPWNVPEWATNDSWTQFQKNEQHNGFSEGSAPSTATRLWASDDIGAVRSSSVSVSEGRIFVNCNDNDTGVSVIRSLNQQTGAFLADHGKADGGGFYGSWSSPVYDGGKVWCGLNNYPEGTTYNSVNGGTMVADGKVFSSNWNGNQYFCFEESTGEELWNFSAPVSSYAQSCPAYKDGKVYVLYWQGFSGDGENLVYCLNADTGDEIWKHANISSNPCGSPMITDDAVYFTTYNPDGESAQLYALNITDGSVLWSNTSITGTDSTPAYAYGNIYVSSGYSRYITYCFNATTGEPVWETDPEDNIGFWTFSPAVADGKVYVGTGGSGIVCLDASTGELIWQDKGGGSTPAIVDGVVYSIGKDGKVYAYSSNQSVADFTANPISGEAPLTVNFTDQSNCAESWSWDFDNDGNVDSTEQNPVHTYTAAGNYTVNLTVTNTEGSESEVKTDYIKVEEVSSGSQNGSSSVSLNVTIVPVISLEVSPSSLDFGELYPGKTSELQYITLKNIGNCDVNVTAIVCDSSAGDQLFSQGLLLDSQLWNNYWKVVGKNSQENTSVALKVPADYAGSGNKKGTITFWAEAAE; encoded by the coding sequence ATGAAAAAAATGAAAAGTAAAATACCCGTTCTTTGCATAATACTTCTTCTGATGCTGGCAATTATCCCGGCATCTGCAACGACTTCCGACTGGCTATTAGGCGAAGGCTCATCAGGAGGAGTCACCCCGGTTGCTAATTTCAGTGCAGATGTTACTTCCGGTACCGCCCCACTGACTGTAAATTTCACCGACGAGTCCACAGGGGCTGAAAGCTGGGCCTGGGACTTAGATGGCAACGGAATTGTAGACTCCAGGGAGCAGAACCCTGTCCACACCTATACAACCGCCGGGGAATATTCAGTAAACCTGACGGTGACCAGCTTCAACAGCAGCGATTCGGAGATTAAAACCGGTTATATCACTGTGATGTCCGACGGGTCTTCCGGTGGAGAAGGTGGTGAAACACCTGTTGTAATCGCACCTGTGCCTGATTCATCGGATACGGCGATGTTCAAGAACAACCTCTATCACACAGGGGTTACATCGCAGGCCGGTCCCATTGATGAACCTGAACTGGTATGGTCTGCGCATACGGGGTACATGAATACGGACCCCCTTGTTTTGGATGATTTTTTAGTATCCGTATGTAGCCGCAATATAAGTGTCCATAACTTCACGACGGGAGAATATATATGGAACACCGTTACATCCGGAGAGAATCTTGGACCTGCATGCTACGGTAACGGAACGATATTCTACCCTGAAAGTTCTAAGGGAAAATTTTCTGCATATGACATTAGAAACGGAGAGCTTTTATGGAATATAACAGGACTTGGAGGTTCTTATTCACAGTTAAACACCCCCGTGGTATACGAAGACCACCGGATCTATTTTGGAACATGTTATGGGGACCCATCCGCTTATTACTGTTACTATGACAACGGGACCCAGTGCTGGAGTTATGAAGGAGGCGGTTATTACTGGGCAGGGGCTGCAGTAATCGGCGATTGCCTTGTATTCGGAGGGGAGGATATGAACCTGACGTCCCTCAACAAGAATACGGGTGAGCTTGTGGATGAGATTAACGTCTCCGCTGTCTTCTCGATACCTAATAGCGGAAGCCAGATTCAGTCGTCGGTGTCATATGATGAAAACAGCAGTCGCTGTTACTTCACGACGACTTCAGGACATTGCTGTGTGATAGGGTTTGATAAAAGCACGGGGAAATTTGTCAGAACCGATAAGGCTTCACATAGTATAGGGCCAAGCACTTCGACTCCAGCCATATATAATGGACGGCTCTATGTCGGAGTCGGCAAGATGTTCAAATCTGGTGGTGAACCCTGTCTTTTCTGCCTGAATGCATCAGACCTGTCGGAAATATGGAAGTACACTGCAAACGGCATCATCCAGTCTTCGCCTACCGTATCAACCTACTATGAGAATTCAACAGGAGACATTTACATATACTTTACAACAAATGTTAAAAACGGAACGGTGTACTGCCTGAGGGACAATGCAAATAACACCGATGCCATAGAGGTCTGGCACTGGACTCCTCCTGAGAGTATGCAACAATATGTTCTTGGCGGAGCTGTAATTAAACAGGGGTATCTCTTTTTTGGGAACAATGAATGGAAAGGAGCGGCTGGTTGTACATTCGCCCTCAAAAGAAGCAATTCCGGTTCTGTTGTTGCAGACTTTTCCGCTGAAAACACCTTCGGAAAAGCCCCTCTCAACGTGTCGTTCACTGATGAATCCACCGGCGATGGTATAAACGAGTGGCTCTGGGATTTCGGGGACAATACCACCTCGAACGAGACGAACCCCTATCATATCTACGAAAAGAACGGCTTATATACGGTAAACCTCACTGTTACGGGTTCTGGCGGGTCCGACACATCCGCAAGAACAGGACTTGTCAATGTCACGGATCAGATAACTCCGATAGCGGACTTCTCATATAGTGTTTCTGGCACTCAAAGTCCCGTATCAGTTGAATTTACCGATACATCAGATAACACCAACTCTGCAACCGCCTGGTATTGGGACTTTGGGGACAATACGACCTCAAACCTTCAGAACCCGACCCATCAGTATGCCGAAGAGGGCACTTACAGCGTAACCCTCACCGTTTCAAGCCATCAAGAAAATAATACTGTTAAGAAATCCGGTATTATAGTAGTCGAGCCCTGGAATGTTCCCGAATGGGCTACAAACGATTCCTGGACGCAGTTCCAGAAAAATGAACAGCACAACGGCTTTTCCGAAGGATCTGCCCCGTCAACAGCCACCAGACTCTGGGCAAGTGACGATATCGGTGCTGTCAGAAGTTCTTCGGTTTCAGTATCCGAGGGCAGGATCTTTGTAAACTGCAATGACAATGATACCGGAGTGTCTGTCATCCGCAGTCTTAACCAGCAGACCGGTGCCTTCCTTGCCGACCACGGGAAGGCGGATGGTGGCGGTTTTTATGGTTCCTGGTCTTCACCTGTTTATGACGGCGGGAAAGTGTGGTGCGGACTGAACAACTACCCCGAGGGTACCACCTACAACTCGGTAAACGGTGGCACGATGGTTGCAGACGGGAAGGTATTCTCATCTAACTGGAACGGTAACCAGTATTTCTGCTTTGAGGAGTCCACCGGAGAAGAATTATGGAATTTCAGTGCACCTGTTTCATCTTATGCGCAGTCATGTCCCGCGTATAAAGACGGCAAAGTTTATGTTCTCTATTGGCAGGGCTTCAGTGGTGACGGTGAAAATTTGGTCTACTGCCTCAATGCAGATACCGGTGATGAGATCTGGAAACATGCCAATATAAGCAGCAACCCCTGCGGATCTCCGATGATAACCGATGATGCCGTCTACTTTACGACCTACAACCCGGATGGAGAAAGTGCACAGCTTTATGCACTTAATATCACTGACGGTTCAGTATTGTGGTCCAACACCTCTATCACAGGTACAGATTCGACCCCGGCCTATGCTTATGGGAATATATATGTAAGCAGTGGCTATTCTCGTTATATCACATACTGCTTCAATGCAACAACGGGAGAGCCGGTCTGGGAGACCGATCCCGAAGACAACATCGGGTTTTGGACCTTCTCGCCTGCGGTTGCCGATGGCAAGGTTTACGTAGGGACCGGAGGTTCCGGGATTGTCTGCCTTGATGCCTCCACCGGAGAGCTAATCTGGCAGGACAAAGGGGGTGGCAGTACACCTGCAATCGTCGATGGAGTTGTATACTCAATCGGTAAAGACGGCAAGGTTTATGCATACTCTTCAAACCAGTCTGTTGCTGATTTCACAGCCAATCCGATTTCTGGTGAAGCTCCCCTGACTGTTAATTTCACCGACCAGTCCAATTGTGCCGAAAGCTGGTCCTGGGACTTTGACAACGACGGAAACGTGGATTCCACCGAGCAAAATCCGGTCCATACTTACACTGCCGCAGGTAATTACACCGTGAACCTCACAGTTACAAACACAGAAGGAAGCGAGTCCGAGGTAAAAACAGACTATATCAAGGTTGAGGAAGTTTCTTCAGGGAGCCAGAACGGTTCTTCAAGTGTGTCCCTGAATGTCACCATTGTACCGGTGATTTCCCTTGAGGTTTCCCCTTCATCTCTGGATTTCGGGGAACTGTACCCTGGAAAAACCAGTGAGCTCCAGTATATAACCCTCAAAAACATAGGGAACTGCGACGTAAATGTTACAGCCATAGTCTGCGATTCCTCTGCCGGAGATCAGCTTTTCAGCCAGGGATTGCTGCTGGACTCTCAGCTATGGAATAATTACTGGAAAGTAGTAGGAAAGAACAGTCAGGAAAACACTTCAGTAGCTCTAAAGGTTCCGGCTGATTATGCCGGTTCAGGGAACAAAAAAGGGACAATAACCTTCTGGGCGGAAGCAGCCGAATAA